A genomic segment from Candidatus Dependentiae bacterium encodes:
- a CDS encoding type II toxin-antitoxin system death-on-curing family toxin → MNAVKFLEHKAVLRLHCQVIDEFGGIHGLRDSKLLDSALAQPQITIFSEYAYKDIFEMATAYCYHLIKNHPFIDGNKRIGLLTALTFLELNGIIIDAPFDELYDMTMKIADSKITKEKITQFFKKHSKKL, encoded by the coding sequence ATGAACGCTGTAAAATTTCTTGAACATAAAGCTGTTTTAAGGCTTCATTGCCAAGTCATTGATGAATTTGGTGGCATTCATGGCTTACGTGATTCAAAACTTTTAGATTCAGCCCTTGCACAACCCCAAATAACAATCTTTAGCGAATATGCATATAAAGATATTTTTGAAATGGCCACAGCATATTGTTATCATCTTATCAAGAATCATCCTTTCATAGATGGCAATAAACGTATAGGATTACTCACAGCACTTACTTTTCTTGAACTTAATGGAATAATCATAGATGCTCCATTTGATGAACTCTATGATATGACAATGAAGATTGCCGATTCAAAGATTACCAAAGAAAAAATTACTCAATTTTTCAAAAAACATTCAAAAAAACTATAG